From Halobacillus sp. Marseille-Q1614, the proteins below share one genomic window:
- a CDS encoding accessory gene regulator B family protein gives MSINDVSPAGVALKLADAVTEAHHEFRSQSDHIRYGLEWVLSGFYQVMAVVLLAFPFQLHKEALVCLITGALLRMASGGVHFASYWWCFAVGTVQILFSSFLAAAFEQQGLHIPLVPTFVILAAGLILTAVFAPRLYKTKLLFSHTRLLVFKGVSVALYTLLSILMLSIITDPSLQFVIGMALFYQVFSLTPFGDKTIQFFNSLSTNPAERRRVS, from the coding sequence ATGAGCATTAACGATGTTTCACCGGCCGGTGTCGCTCTGAAACTGGCGGATGCCGTGACGGAGGCTCATCATGAGTTCAGGAGCCAGTCGGATCATATCCGCTACGGACTCGAGTGGGTCCTATCGGGGTTTTATCAGGTAATGGCCGTGGTTCTGCTTGCGTTTCCGTTTCAGCTGCACAAAGAGGCGCTCGTCTGCTTAATCACCGGCGCACTTTTAAGGATGGCTTCTGGAGGCGTTCACTTTGCTTCCTACTGGTGGTGCTTTGCAGTGGGAACCGTGCAGATTCTGTTTTCCTCATTTTTGGCCGCTGCCTTTGAACAGCAGGGCTTACATATTCCGCTTGTTCCAACTTTCGTGATATTGGCGGCTGGTTTGATCCTCACCGCCGTTTTTGCACCGAGGCTGTATAAGACGAAGCTCCTTTTTTCACATACACGCTTGCTTGTTTTTAAAGGGGTTTCTGTCGCCCTTTATACGCTATTATCCATTCTGATGCTTTCTATCATTACCGATCCTTCCCTTCAGTTTGTGATCGGAATGGCCCTATTCTATCAAGTCTTTTCCTTAACTCCTTTCGGGGATAAAACTATTCAGTTTTTTAATAGTTTGTCTACAAACCCTGCGGAAAGGAGGAGAGTGAGTTGA
- a CDS encoding cyclic lactone autoinducer peptide, with protein sequence MTILLKMIGLVGIAVSQISTMSSCFWFLHEPELPKDVKDE encoded by the coding sequence TTGACGATCCTGTTAAAAATGATTGGTCTGGTTGGAATAGCTGTCAGTCAGATTTCGACGATGAGCAGCTGCTTTTGGTTTTTGCATGAGCCGGAATTACCAAAGGATGTGAAAGATGAATAA
- a CDS encoding LytTR family DNA-binding domain-containing protein, with amino-acid sequence MNNQLSILIIDDQEICLEHASRVLQGFPYVGEVKGIQTPNEAFQLLADDHFDVVFLDIEMPETDGISLACSIRHQYPALPIVFVTGHTGYALESFQANPVDYIIKPLNIVQTERALRRVTEKGAVKKTSKIGVKVQAALKLVSTDEILFIEKNGRKSYLYLTNNEVVETSEGVAILEKKLRNKGFYRSHQSYLVAVEKVNGIEPDEFMNSYNLSFGGILPMAKLSKHKIKEFKSQLSYTC; translated from the coding sequence ATGAATAATCAACTGAGCATTTTAATCATTGATGATCAGGAAATCTGTCTGGAGCATGCATCAAGGGTGCTGCAGGGATTTCCTTATGTAGGGGAAGTTAAAGGGATTCAGACGCCGAATGAGGCGTTTCAGCTGTTGGCTGATGATCATTTTGACGTGGTTTTTCTGGACATAGAAATGCCGGAGACGGACGGGATCTCGCTGGCCTGCTCGATCCGCCATCAGTATCCTGCGCTGCCGATTGTGTTTGTCACGGGGCATACGGGCTATGCATTGGAAAGCTTTCAAGCGAACCCCGTAGATTATATCATCAAGCCGCTCAATATCGTGCAAACCGAAAGAGCCTTACGGCGGGTGACAGAGAAGGGGGCGGTAAAAAAGACCAGTAAAATAGGGGTTAAAGTGCAGGCGGCCCTAAAGCTGGTGTCAACTGACGAGATCCTGTTCATAGAAAAAAACGGCAGAAAGAGCTACCTATACTTAACTAATAATGAAGTCGTTGAAACCTCTGAGGGTGTGGCCATCCTTGAGAAGAAACTGCGGAATAAAGGGTTTTACCGCAGTCACCAGTCTTACCTCGTCGCTGTGGAAAAAGTGAATGGAATTGAGCCGGATGAGTTTATGAATTCTTACAATCTATCATTTGGCGGGATTCTTCCAATGGCGAAGCTCAGCAAACATAAAATAAAAGAGTTTAAAAGTCAGCTCAGCTACACATGCTAA
- a CDS encoding ABC transporter ATP-binding protein: protein MKSLELLHVDKIYKNKVKALDQLSFHVNKGEIYGMIGPNGSGKTTTISIITSLLKPTQGEASINGYPSHSLKARQYFGYVPDELLLPETLTGREHLEFVSKMYDSTQPALIEKLVDLMQLTPAMNLLISEYSHGMKKKLQLISALIHDPQLLILDEPFRGLDPEGVILFKRIIQKRKDQKKSIFIATHDLLSAQVLCDRVGILSKGSMVAEGYVADLLQQYQVNSLEDCFMVASGLIERGIEVEKIIHDL from the coding sequence TTGAAAAGTTTAGAGCTGTTACACGTCGACAAGATTTATAAGAACAAAGTGAAGGCTCTTGATCAATTATCCTTTCATGTAAATAAAGGGGAGATCTATGGAATGATCGGGCCGAACGGGTCGGGAAAAACGACAACCATCAGCATTATCACCTCGTTACTTAAACCGACACAGGGGGAAGCTTCCATCAACGGCTATCCTTCCCACTCCCTTAAGGCGAGACAGTATTTCGGCTACGTGCCCGATGAGCTGCTGCTGCCAGAGACATTAACCGGTCGTGAGCATTTAGAATTTGTCTCGAAAATGTATGATTCCACCCAGCCGGCTTTAATCGAAAAGCTTGTCGATCTGATGCAGCTGACGCCGGCGATGAACTTATTGATCAGCGAATATTCCCATGGCATGAAGAAGAAGCTCCAGCTCATTTCCGCTTTAATTCACGACCCGCAGCTGCTTATTTTAGATGAACCCTTCAGAGGACTGGATCCTGAGGGTGTTATTTTATTTAAACGGATTATTCAAAAGCGGAAGGACCAGAAGAAGAGTATCTTCATTGCGACACATGATCTGCTGAGTGCCCAGGTGCTGTGTGATCGGGTCGGCATTCTTTCAAAAGGCAGCATGGTTGCTGAAGGATACGTCGCAGATCTGCTTCAGCAGTACCAAGTAAATTCTCTGGAGGATTGCTTTATGGTGGCCTCCGGATTAATTGAAAGAGGGATCGAAGTTGAAAAAATCATTCATGATCTCTAA
- a CDS encoding thioredoxin domain-containing protein — protein MTKNRWVVLIGFFLFAAALFYIFSYSSQETTASQHKIESISDTGYAFGNETAPVKIVEFSNFECPSCQKSHQEIKEALKQAIDSGAVYYIFKHTSLDQFTKSPLVSERVASLEDDETKPEVMDQIFQEQQSWSKLNEKELIEYLEEMNLTQAVDLEEERATIQEETKELNVSGTPTIFVNDKKVQGALTEKAFKKLLQSSLE, from the coding sequence ATGACGAAAAACCGCTGGGTCGTCCTGATTGGTTTCTTCCTATTCGCTGCCGCTCTTTTTTATATCTTCAGCTACAGCTCTCAAGAGACGACAGCCAGTCAGCATAAGATCGAGTCCATCTCGGACACGGGCTACGCCTTTGGTAATGAAACGGCCCCTGTGAAGATCGTTGAGTTCTCCAACTTCGAATGCCCTTCCTGTCAGAAGAGCCATCAAGAAATTAAGGAAGCGCTCAAACAGGCGATCGACAGCGGTGCCGTCTACTATATTTTTAAGCATACGAGCCTCGATCAGTTTACGAAGAGCCCGCTCGTCAGTGAGAGGGTGGCCTCCTTAGAAGACGATGAGACGAAGCCTGAAGTCATGGACCAGATCTTTCAAGAACAGCAGTCGTGGTCCAAGCTGAATGAAAAGGAACTGATCGAATACCTCGAAGAGATGAACCTGACTCAGGCCGTAGATTTGGAGGAGGAACGCGCTACGATCCAGGAGGAAACGAAAGAGCTAAACGTCTCAGGCACACCGACGATCTTCGTCAATGATAAAAAAGTACAAGGAGCGTTAACGGAAAAAGCCTTCAAAAAACTGCTGCAGTCCTCGCTTGAATAA
- a CDS encoding HAD family hydrolase, protein MTPQVLIFDLDDTLVHCNKYFKDAIDQFTIELLAWFPCASPEELKKKQLEIDIKSIEEHGLNSARFPESLVDTYSYFSKKYDRPVQESEIQRIRTIGQSVFQVEVQPLPHMYEVLNELKEDGHELYLFTGGDEDNQHRKVHQLELYTYFEDRIFIYNHKNTNALEEVVDTIKCDRNVTWMIGNSLRTDITPGLKLGLNTIHIPAELEWKYNNKIETNVLPNHKIQTLNSLREVPPFIRENIYDTCH, encoded by the coding sequence ATGACCCCACAAGTGCTGATCTTTGATTTAGATGATACATTGGTTCATTGCAATAAATACTTCAAGGACGCCATCGATCAGTTTACCATTGAGCTGCTCGCCTGGTTCCCTTGTGCATCGCCTGAAGAGCTTAAGAAAAAACAGCTGGAGATTGATATCAAGAGTATTGAAGAACACGGGCTGAATTCCGCCCGTTTTCCAGAATCGCTCGTGGATACGTACAGTTACTTTTCAAAAAAATACGACCGCCCTGTCCAAGAAAGTGAAATCCAGCGGATCCGTACAATTGGACAAAGCGTCTTCCAGGTCGAAGTCCAGCCGCTTCCCCATATGTATGAAGTGTTAAACGAGCTGAAAGAAGATGGACATGAACTTTATTTATTCACAGGGGGAGATGAAGATAATCAGCATCGGAAGGTTCACCAGCTTGAATTATATACGTATTTTGAAGACCGTATCTTTATTTACAATCATAAAAATACAAACGCTCTCGAGGAGGTCGTGGATACGATCAAGTGTGACCGTAATGTCACGTGGATGATCGGGAATTCCTTAAGGACAGATATTACCCCCGGGCTTAAGCTCGGTTTGAACACGATCCACATCCCTGCGGAGCTGGAATGGAAATATAATAATAAAATTGAAACGAACGTCCTCCCCAATCATAAGATACAGACACTGAATTCCTTACGGGAAGTGCCGCCGTTTATTAGAGAAAATATATATGATACCTGCCACTAA
- a CDS encoding extracellular solute-binding protein, with translation MTFGKRTLSGLILFGLILILAACSGGDSGSDSAEGESGGDSEAADSITIFQSKVEISDQLEALAEQYTEETGVDVEIWGTTGDDYFSQLQIRLNSNQGPSIFTLGNEREAERLESYLYDMSGESYVENIAPDMELKLGDQIVGIPYGVEGYGLVYNKDLVSPEDITNYDSFASTLEKLSAEGVNPLSLSQEAFFLIGHMSNYPFALQDDYRAFVDRLSAGEVTMSETEEFQEFGKFLEAIKANAGNPMDVNYDEQMGDFATGKTAMVHQGNWAYGMLADYELDFEVGMMPFPLMGNDKLAVGVGGNWAINGTKDEGEIQAASDFLEWMHTSEEGQRYIVEEFGFVPAMTNIEANDLDPLSQAVFEASNSGETIPWAQNYFPANVIQNDFTPVAQEFYLNEDMTGEQFIEQLDAAWQNATK, from the coding sequence ATGACGTTTGGGAAGAGGACGCTCAGCGGTCTGATATTATTTGGTTTAATTCTTATTTTAGCGGCGTGCAGCGGCGGGGATTCCGGAAGCGACAGTGCAGAGGGAGAATCCGGCGGTGATTCAGAAGCAGCAGACAGCATTACGATCTTCCAAAGTAAAGTTGAGATTTCTGACCAGCTTGAGGCATTGGCGGAACAGTATACAGAGGAAACCGGGGTTGATGTTGAGATTTGGGGTACAACTGGGGATGACTATTTCTCACAGCTGCAAATTCGTTTAAACAGCAACCAGGGGCCTTCCATCTTTACGCTTGGTAATGAGAGAGAAGCCGAGAGATTAGAGTCTTACTTATATGATATGAGTGGTGAATCTTACGTTGAAAACATTGCTCCCGATATGGAGTTAAAGCTGGGTGACCAGATTGTTGGGATTCCTTATGGGGTTGAAGGTTATGGTTTAGTGTATAACAAGGATTTAGTAAGCCCTGAAGATATTACGAATTATGATTCGTTCGCAAGTACATTAGAAAAATTGAGTGCTGAAGGGGTTAATCCACTTAGCCTTTCCCAGGAAGCATTCTTCTTAATCGGTCACATGAGTAACTATCCATTTGCCCTTCAGGATGATTATCGTGCGTTCGTTGATCGCTTGAGCGCTGGAGAAGTGACGATGTCTGAAACGGAAGAATTCCAGGAGTTCGGCAAGTTCCTGGAAGCGATTAAAGCGAACGCCGGAAATCCAATGGATGTGAACTATGACGAGCAGATGGGTGACTTTGCAACAGGCAAGACAGCTATGGTCCACCAGGGGAACTGGGCTTACGGCATGTTGGCTGATTATGAACTCGACTTTGAAGTTGGCATGATGCCATTCCCGCTTATGGGTAACGATAAGCTGGCTGTAGGTGTTGGCGGAAACTGGGCGATTAATGGCACGAAGGATGAAGGAGAAATTCAGGCGGCCAGTGATTTCCTTGAGTGGATGCACACGAGTGAAGAAGGACAGCGTTATATCGTTGAGGAATTCGGCTTTGTACCAGCTATGACAAATATTGAAGCAAATGATTTAGATCCATTGTCTCAAGCGGTATTTGAAGCTTCCAACAGTGGAGAAACGATTCCTTGGGCACAGAACTATTTCCCGGCTAACGTCATCCAAAACGACTTTACACCGGTAGCTCAAGAATTCTACTTGAATGAAGACATGACAGGAGAGCAATTTATCGAGCAGCTGGATGCCGCTTGGCAGAATGCTACCAAGTAA
- a CDS encoding carbohydrate ABC transporter permease: MYKQKNWAWFLLFTGPLLIIFSTVVIIPFIIGIFYSFFQWDGISANPMVPIGIDNYIQLLDDSRFIDSAWITIKFTILAVISVNVAGLAFALFVTSKLKIANTARTMFFMPYLIGGLILGYIWQFVFSDVFELMGEVTGFESVFFNWLNDPDYALYALVFVFTWQMAGYVMIIYITGIQGIPNEIMEAARIDGAGRWQQLRKITFPLLMPAFTISLFLALSQAFKIYDVNLSLTNGGPANATELFAMNIFNEIFGYGNYGYGQAKAIIFFLIVAIVSLTQVYITKKREVEM; encoded by the coding sequence GTGTACAAACAAAAAAACTGGGCATGGTTCTTGCTTTTCACCGGTCCTTTACTTATCATCTTTTCCACGGTTGTCATAATCCCGTTTATTATTGGTATATTTTATTCATTTTTTCAGTGGGATGGAATTAGTGCGAATCCGATGGTACCGATTGGGATCGACAACTATATTCAGCTATTAGACGACTCTCGTTTTATAGATTCTGCCTGGATCACGATAAAATTTACGATTCTGGCGGTTATTTCTGTTAATGTTGCAGGCTTGGCTTTTGCCTTATTTGTTACTTCGAAGTTAAAAATTGCGAATACAGCGCGGACGATGTTCTTTATGCCTTATTTAATCGGCGGACTGATCCTGGGATACATCTGGCAGTTCGTATTTTCTGATGTATTTGAATTGATGGGGGAAGTCACAGGGTTTGAGAGTGTCTTCTTTAATTGGCTGAATGACCCGGATTATGCGTTATATGCGTTAGTATTTGTATTTACGTGGCAGATGGCCGGATATGTGATGATCATTTATATCACGGGGATACAAGGTATTCCGAATGAGATTATGGAAGCTGCCCGAATTGATGGCGCAGGGCGCTGGCAGCAGTTAAGAAAAATTACGTTTCCCCTGCTTATGCCTGCGTTTACGATCAGCTTATTTCTGGCTTTGTCGCAAGCCTTCAAAATTTACGACGTGAACTTATCCTTAACCAATGGCGGTCCGGCGAATGCGACGGAACTGTTTGCCATGAATATTTTTAATGAAATCTTTGGCTACGGCAACTATGGCTACGGCCAGGCAAAAGCGATTATTTTCTTCTTAATCGTTGCGATTGTTTCATTGACGCAAGTGTACATCACGAAGAAACGGGAGGTTGAAATGTAA
- a CDS encoding carbohydrate ABC transporter permease — MKKPGAYIKETLLFLLALLFLSPIYIIGVNSFKDRAALYENVLAFPENFSLEFYRSAMEEMNFMTALFNSLYITIISVIIIVILSAMTAWMLARTNNALSNIIFMTFIATMLIPFQTIMMPLMQLMDTIMDTTGLPMINTRGGLIFMHVGFNSSISVFLYHGFVKSIPISLEEAATIDGASKFGIFWRIIFPMLKPITVTVLIINVISIWNDYLLPSLTLTSTDLRTIPLSTFYFFGEFTIQWNLAMAGLVLTIIPVIIFYALAQKHIIKGIGEGAVK; from the coding sequence ATGAAAAAACCAGGTGCTTATATTAAAGAAACCCTGCTTTTCTTACTGGCTCTCTTGTTTCTGTCCCCGATTTACATAATAGGGGTCAACTCATTTAAAGATCGGGCGGCACTGTATGAGAATGTCTTAGCATTTCCGGAAAACTTCAGCCTGGAGTTCTATAGGAGCGCGATGGAGGAAATGAACTTCATGACGGCCCTGTTTAACTCCTTGTATATTACGATTATTTCAGTGATCATCATCGTTATTCTTTCAGCAATGACGGCGTGGATGCTGGCTCGTACGAATAACGCGCTCAGCAACATTATTTTTATGACGTTTATCGCCACGATGCTGATTCCGTTCCAGACAATCATGATGCCGCTGATGCAATTGATGGATACGATAATGGATACGACCGGACTTCCGATGATCAACACACGGGGCGGGCTGATCTTTATGCACGTCGGCTTTAACTCTAGTATTTCCGTGTTTTTGTATCATGGATTTGTTAAATCCATTCCGATATCCTTAGAAGAAGCAGCCACGATTGATGGGGCTTCAAAGTTCGGGATCTTCTGGAGAATTATCTTCCCGATGCTTAAGCCGATCACCGTTACCGTCCTGATTATTAATGTAATCAGCATCTGGAATGACTACCTGCTGCCATCTTTAACACTAACATCCACAGACTTAAGAACCATTCCGCTTTCCACGTTCTACTTCTTCGGTGAATTTACGATTCAGTGGAACCTGGCTATGGCGGGACTTGTCCTGACGATCATTCCTGTTATTATCTTCTATGCGCTGGCACAGAAGCACATTATTAAAGGGATTGGCGAAGGGGCCGTTAAATAA
- a CDS encoding YesL family protein yields MQSYSGIFGVLHFITTWVMRLSVINVIWFIINLPVFLVVASVMMNFSTSADIIYLSPLLIFGPLLFFPSTTALFAMARDWMVDKDHSSLVKSYLFYVKSNYKKSSMAGFIWVLIWMIWAVDLYFFIGVNSLMGTVILMIGMLLFVTTIHFFSLSVHYHMTIRQLLKNSLMMTGGRPLLTVGTGLLGLFIIYISMDIWFLLIFFTGSLIACLSFYLFYRSYIKIRNS; encoded by the coding sequence ATGCAGAGCTACTCGGGAATCTTTGGGGTTCTTCATTTTATAACAACATGGGTAATGCGGCTTTCTGTCATTAATGTCATCTGGTTTATCATTAACCTTCCCGTCTTTCTCGTAGTGGCAAGTGTTATGATGAATTTCAGTACGTCCGCCGATATTATCTATCTTTCTCCTTTGCTTATCTTCGGGCCGTTGTTATTTTTCCCAAGTACGACGGCGCTGTTTGCCATGGCGCGTGACTGGATGGTTGATAAGGACCATTCATCACTTGTGAAATCTTATTTATTCTATGTAAAAAGCAATTATAAAAAGAGTTCGATGGCCGGGTTTATCTGGGTTTTGATCTGGATGATCTGGGCGGTCGATCTCTACTTTTTTATAGGCGTTAACAGCTTAATGGGTACCGTTATCCTCATGATCGGTATGCTGCTGTTTGTGACGACGATCCACTTCTTTTCGTTAAGCGTGCATTATCACATGACTATCCGGCAGCTTTTGAAAAACAGCTTAATGATGACTGGCGGCCGGCCGCTGCTTACGGTCGGTACCGGGCTGCTCGGATTGTTTATCATTTATATCAGCATGGATATCTGGTTTTTACTTATCTTTTTTACAGGCTCTCTGATTGCCTGTCTATCTTTCTATTTATTCTACCGCTCGTATATTAAGATTAGAAACTCTTAG
- a CDS encoding LacI family DNA-binding transcriptional regulator, producing MATIKDVAKKAGVSVSVVSKAFNNYADINPMTRERILKIAMELNYTPNLAARNLSSKKQTNVGLISSAVLNHNEKDTNAYEVIKGIYTAVEERGYDLSIFLIDSQKQKQKSYTQFCRERNIGGAILQGMRTDDAYFRELVDTKIPCVCVDMMTEDKTNPYIGGVSLNNRAAAKEAAVHLLENNHREIVIVAGTKETTVNIERLKGVEDALEENSILLKDLDILYADFSEEKAYQLAKEYLQAKRPTAFLCFSDLMVFGVMKAVKEAGLRIPEDLSITGFDNLPFSSLTYPPLTSVQQDFFEIGKQSAQLLLDLMEGKLDRHHIFVNHKLVKRESVRKI from the coding sequence ATGGCCACCATTAAAGATGTAGCAAAAAAAGCGGGAGTATCGGTCAGCGTCGTATCAAAGGCCTTTAACAATTACGCCGATATTAACCCAATGACACGGGAAAGAATCTTAAAAATCGCCATGGAACTAAACTATACTCCAAACCTCGCTGCCAGAAATCTGTCTTCTAAAAAGCAGACAAACGTCGGGCTGATTTCTTCGGCCGTGTTGAATCATAACGAGAAAGATACGAACGCCTATGAGGTCATTAAAGGGATTTATACAGCGGTCGAAGAGAGAGGATATGACTTGTCGATTTTTTTAATAGATTCACAGAAACAGAAGCAGAAGAGCTATACCCAATTTTGCCGTGAGCGGAATATTGGCGGCGCTATCCTGCAGGGAATGCGGACAGACGATGCTTATTTTAGAGAACTGGTAGATACGAAGATTCCTTGCGTCTGTGTGGATATGATGACAGAAGACAAAACCAATCCTTACATTGGCGGTGTATCGTTAAACAACCGGGCCGCTGCCAAAGAAGCGGCTGTTCATTTACTGGAAAATAATCATAGAGAAATCGTCATCGTCGCAGGAACGAAAGAAACGACGGTGAATATTGAGCGGCTAAAAGGAGTAGAAGACGCTCTAGAGGAGAATAGTATTCTACTTAAAGATCTAGATATTTTGTATGCGGATTTTTCCGAAGAGAAGGCTTATCAACTAGCCAAAGAGTACCTGCAGGCTAAACGTCCGACGGCTTTCTTATGCTTTAGCGACCTTATGGTGTTTGGCGTGATGAAGGCAGTCAAAGAAGCGGGGCTCCGCATCCCCGAAGACCTGTCGATCACAGGGTTTGATAATCTTCCGTTCAGCAGTCTGACGTATCCTCCTTTAACGTCCGTCCAGCAGGACTTTTTTGAAATCGGGAAGCAATCGGCTCAGCTGCTGCTTGATTTAATGGAAGGTAAGCTCGACCGTCATCACATCTTTGTGAATCATAAACTCGTCAAAAGGGAAAGCGTACGAAAAATATAA
- a CDS encoding amylo-alpha-1,6-glucosidase — MDYSVIKEDDVFLTTEKNGDILAGDQKGYGLYTQDTRFLSQFELKINGKEPSLLSSNDDKNYIATIRLVENKEDVGAVEAVRERFIHQRIFYERVTFTNYFLEATQVEASVSLDADFQDMFIVRQFKSGEVGKLTGHTFKPGSMMIGYQGKDDTTRETVIEWDSPANHISSNGTIHFTLELEPQQQKAITFTITPVIAGACSKPLPYEEALGKLEASYQNWIDQGTKIESDLPVFDEVFKRGAVDTRMLMTDVGFGSIPVAGVPWFSVPFGRDSLITSLFMLPYRSDQVKGTLRTLAHYQGKEERPERDEQPGKIMHEIRFGELAKTGQIPFTPYYGTVDATPLFIVLASEYYNWTGDLEFILELKPAINAAFSWMDHYGNIKDDGFIQYAKTSEDSFINQGWKDSDNSNVHQNGTLAEDPISLAEVQGYVYQAKQNMAEIYRKLGDEDRAGQLEEEALSLQERFEKAFWMEEEQFYALALDGDSEPVQAITSNPGHVLMSGMLSEERVKRVAEVLTGKPLFNGYGVRTMSSESVGYYPMSYHNGSVWPHDNAMILLGLIKTGRSSEALTIVKGMLEAAQSFENLRLPELFCGHDKEIGYLVPYPTTCSPQAWAAASSFVFLQAVIGVNPDAAKGEVTVNPAFLENMNEIKVEGMRAGGGAVSLKITRSCDEYNVEVLENTSGWTVRQA, encoded by the coding sequence ATGGACTATAGTGTCATAAAGGAAGACGACGTATTTCTTACGACCGAAAAGAATGGAGACATTCTGGCAGGAGACCAAAAAGGGTATGGGCTTTATACGCAGGATACGCGATTTCTAAGTCAATTTGAGCTTAAAATAAACGGAAAGGAGCCGTCCCTTCTCTCCTCCAATGACGATAAAAATTATATCGCCACGATACGTCTCGTAGAAAACAAAGAAGACGTAGGGGCTGTGGAAGCAGTGCGCGAACGGTTTATTCATCAGAGGATTTTCTATGAACGCGTGACGTTTACGAATTATTTTCTTGAAGCAACGCAGGTGGAGGCTTCCGTAAGCTTGGACGCTGACTTTCAGGATATGTTTATCGTCCGCCAATTTAAAAGCGGCGAAGTAGGGAAGCTCACCGGGCATACGTTTAAGCCGGGCTCGATGATGATCGGCTATCAAGGAAAAGACGATACAACAAGGGAAACGGTGATTGAATGGGACAGCCCCGCCAACCATATCAGCAGTAACGGAACTATCCACTTCACGTTGGAGCTTGAACCCCAGCAGCAGAAGGCAATTACTTTTACTATCACTCCCGTAATCGCTGGAGCCTGCAGCAAGCCTCTGCCTTATGAAGAAGCTCTCGGGAAGCTGGAAGCCTCCTATCAGAACTGGATCGATCAGGGAACAAAAATTGAAAGCGACCTTCCTGTATTTGATGAAGTTTTCAAACGGGGAGCCGTGGATACGAGAATGCTGATGACCGACGTCGGCTTTGGCAGCATCCCTGTAGCAGGCGTGCCGTGGTTCTCGGTACCGTTTGGCCGCGACAGCCTGATTACTTCTTTATTTATGCTTCCTTACCGTTCGGATCAAGTAAAAGGAACGCTTAGGACCCTGGCGCATTACCAGGGCAAAGAAGAGCGCCCGGAGCGTGATGAACAGCCAGGAAAGATTATGCACGAAATCCGCTTTGGCGAACTTGCGAAAACGGGCCAGATTCCGTTTACTCCTTATTACGGAACGGTAGATGCGACTCCGCTGTTTATCGTGTTAGCTTCGGAATACTACAACTGGACTGGTGATCTTGAGTTCATTCTCGAATTAAAGCCGGCGATTAATGCTGCGTTTTCATGGATGGATCACTATGGAAATATCAAAGACGACGGATTCATCCAGTATGCCAAAACGAGTGAAGACAGCTTCATTAACCAGGGCTGGAAGGACTCTGATAACTCAAACGTCCATCAGAACGGTACACTGGCAGAGGACCCGATTTCCTTAGCTGAAGTGCAGGGCTATGTGTATCAGGCGAAGCAGAATATGGCTGAGATCTACCGTAAACTTGGAGATGAGGACAGAGCCGGACAGCTGGAAGAGGAAGCTTTGAGCTTGCAGGAAAGGTTTGAAAAAGCCTTCTGGATGGAAGAGGAGCAGTTTTACGCCCTTGCTCTTGACGGTGACAGCGAGCCGGTCCAAGCGATCACGTCTAACCCAGGGCATGTTCTCATGTCCGGAATGCTCAGTGAAGAGCGGGTCAAGCGTGTGGCCGAAGTGTTGACGGGGAAGCCATTGTTTAATGGGTATGGAGTCAGGACGATGTCGAGCGAGTCTGTCGGCTACTATCCGATGAGCTATCATAACGGCAGCGTTTGGCCACATGATAATGCAATGATTTTACTTGGGCTGATTAAAACCGGCCGAAGCTCTGAAGCACTGACGATTGTCAAAGGAATGCTCGAAGCCGCGCAGTCATTTGAAAACCTGCGGCTGCCGGAATTATTCTGCGGTCATGACAAAGAGATCGGTTACTTAGTTCCCTATCCGACTACATGCTCGCCGCAGGCCTGGGCCGCTGCGTCTTCCTTCGTCTTTTTACAGGCGGTGATCGGGGTTAATCCTGATGCTGCAAAAGGTGAAGTTACTGTGAATCCTGCCTTTTTAGAGAACATGAATGAAATTAAAGTAGAGGGCATGCGAGCAGGAGGCGGAGCCGTTTCGCTGAAAATTACCAGGAGCTGTGATGAGTATAACGTGGAGGTATTAGAAAACACCTCAGGCTGGACGGTGCGCCAGGCTTAA